Proteins encoded together in one Catellatospora citrea window:
- a CDS encoding phospholipase, with the protein MSRLRLLLAPAAAMVAVLAIASPAAAVTPAEKLSVMSSWSQTSVSSYNAWNSARQNQSAWAAYAFDWSTDYCSSSPDNPLGFDFKLSCYRHDFNYRNYKAMGQFSANKSRLDSAFYEDLKRKCATYNAIVRPACTSLAWTYYQAVKAFGSVGAVSQADIAKAQKMKDDALRAAAQHN; encoded by the coding sequence ATGTCCCGCCTGCGCCTGCTGCTCGCCCCCGCAGCCGCGATGGTCGCCGTTCTCGCGATCGCATCGCCGGCCGCGGCGGTCACCCCCGCCGAGAAGCTGTCCGTCATGTCGAGCTGGTCGCAGACCAGCGTCAGCAGCTACAACGCGTGGAACAGCGCGCGGCAGAACCAGAGCGCGTGGGCGGCGTACGCGTTCGACTGGAGCACCGACTACTGCTCCAGCAGCCCGGACAACCCGCTCGGCTTCGACTTCAAGCTGTCGTGCTACCGGCACGACTTCAACTACCGCAACTACAAGGCGATGGGCCAGTTCTCCGCGAACAAGTCCCGCCTGGACAGCGCGTTCTACGAGGACCTCAAGCGCAAGTGCGCGACGTACAACGCGATCGTGCGGCCCGCCTGCACGAGCCTCGCCTGGACCTACTACCAGGCCGTCAAGGCCTTCGGCAGCGTCGGCGCCGTCAGCCAGGCCGACATCGCCAAGGCGCAGAAGATGAAGGACGACGCGCTGCGCGCCGCAGCCCAGCACAACTGA
- a CDS encoding glycoside hydrolase family 10 protein: protein MRMRLIAAAAATALLGALLVPGGAQADPLSAAPAGTPDATECTLNPAQPKRQLRAMWIASVVNIDWPSAPGKAEEELKAEYRGWLDLAQRLNHNAVVVQVRPTADAFWPSPYEPWSEWLTGKRDNVGPGWDPLAFLVAESHARNLEFHAWFNPYRVSMPTSASGLGAGTDVNNLAPGHPAREHPEWALAYPVNAAGSRLYYNPGIPAVRQYVQDAMMHAVENYDIDGVHFDDYFYPYPAAGQDFPDQATFEQYGAGFASKADWRRNNIDLLVHEMSQRIKAAKPWVKFGVSPFGIWRNQVADPLGSETNGTQSYDANFADTRKWVKEGWLDYIVPQIYWNIGLAVADYAKLVPWWSDVVAGTKTQLYIGQADYKIATAGQPAAWFDPAEMSKHLTFNRDYHVAGNVHFSAVQVRANRIGATDLYAADHYSKPALVPTMTHLPSKPLLFPVVTKADRSDAGVALKWQPLADGAGPFGTAASYAVYRLDGLRLLPSACELADASHLVATTRGTSFTDTTAVPGKRYTYFVTSLDRLYNESLPSPARFVP from the coding sequence ATGCGCATGAGACTGATCGCGGCCGCGGCCGCGACAGCGCTGCTCGGCGCGCTGCTGGTGCCCGGCGGCGCGCAGGCCGATCCCCTGTCCGCCGCGCCGGCGGGCACGCCGGACGCGACGGAGTGCACGCTCAACCCCGCACAGCCCAAGCGGCAGCTGCGGGCGATGTGGATCGCCAGCGTGGTGAACATCGACTGGCCCAGCGCCCCCGGCAAGGCCGAGGAGGAGCTCAAGGCCGAGTACCGCGGCTGGCTCGACCTCGCCCAGCGGCTCAACCACAACGCCGTCGTGGTGCAGGTCCGGCCTACCGCGGACGCGTTCTGGCCCTCACCCTACGAGCCCTGGTCGGAGTGGCTGACCGGCAAGCGCGACAACGTCGGGCCGGGCTGGGACCCGCTGGCCTTCCTGGTCGCCGAGTCGCACGCCCGCAACCTGGAGTTCCACGCCTGGTTCAACCCCTACCGGGTCTCCATGCCGACCAGCGCCAGCGGCCTGGGCGCGGGCACCGACGTCAACAACCTCGCCCCCGGCCACCCGGCCCGCGAGCACCCGGAGTGGGCGCTCGCCTACCCGGTCAACGCGGCCGGCAGCCGGCTCTACTACAACCCGGGCATCCCGGCGGTACGCCAGTACGTGCAGGACGCGATGATGCACGCGGTCGAGAACTACGACATCGACGGCGTGCACTTCGACGACTACTTCTACCCGTACCCGGCGGCCGGCCAGGACTTCCCCGACCAGGCCACCTTCGAGCAGTACGGCGCCGGCTTCGCCAGCAAGGCGGACTGGCGGCGCAACAACATCGACCTGCTGGTGCACGAGATGAGCCAGCGCATCAAGGCCGCCAAGCCGTGGGTGAAGTTCGGTGTCAGCCCGTTCGGCATCTGGCGCAACCAGGTCGCCGACCCGCTGGGCTCGGAGACCAACGGCACCCAGTCCTACGACGCCAACTTCGCCGACACCCGCAAGTGGGTGAAGGAGGGCTGGCTGGACTACATCGTGCCGCAGATCTACTGGAACATCGGGCTGGCCGTGGCCGACTACGCCAAGCTCGTCCCATGGTGGTCCGACGTGGTCGCCGGCACGAAGACGCAGCTCTACATCGGCCAGGCCGACTACAAGATCGCCACGGCGGGCCAGCCCGCGGCGTGGTTCGACCCGGCAGAGATGAGCAAGCACCTCACCTTCAACCGCGACTACCACGTCGCGGGCAACGTGCACTTCAGCGCGGTGCAGGTGCGGGCCAACCGGATCGGCGCCACCGATCTGTACGCGGCCGACCACTACAGCAAGCCGGCCCTAGTGCCGACCATGACCCACCTGCCCAGCAAGCCGCTGCTGTTCCCGGTCGTCACCAAGGCCGACCGGAGCGACGCGGGGGTGGCGCTGAAGTGGCAGCCGCTGGCCGACGGGGCCGGCCCCTTCGGCACCGCGGCGTCCTACGCGGTCTACCGGCTCGACGGCCTGCGGCTGCTGCCCAGCGCCTGCGAGCTGGCCGACGCGTCGCACCTGGTCGCCACGACCCGGGGCACGTCGTTCACGGACACCACCGCGGTGCCCGGCAAGCGCTACACCTACTTCGTCACCTCGCTGGACCGGCTCTACAACGAGAGCCTGCCCAGCCCGGCCCGCTTCGTCCCCTGA
- a CDS encoding GNAT family N-acetyltransferase: MKVREWDPRTAAATEITSLVALLNEVSAVDLPDDPLWQDGRMRDYLAVTMPGERKMMWLVEENEGDAARGVAPLGAGSIILLGDIGVVEILVHPKARRQNIGRALLTEQVRVALRKGFSTLGVEVAGGTTAVDFYQAYGFTLAFTEIRSVLRLDTVDWFSLGDLAAGIGAGYQIEFYADGPPEHLITPYAAAKAEVRDDYDLGDLELRPSSYEPERLLASLHTLAARGLQLYVVVAIQEKTGEVAGLTEVVVPAQRPGRADQYDTVVVPRHRGYGVGRAIKARMLFELRSAEPNLTEVQTWNAAVNEPLIKVNQELGFVADRQWLEYEGDVVELAANLGIS, translated from the coding sequence GTGAAGGTGCGCGAATGGGATCCCCGTACCGCCGCCGCCACTGAGATCACCTCTCTGGTCGCTCTCCTCAACGAGGTTTCCGCGGTCGACCTACCTGATGATCCGCTGTGGCAAGACGGCAGGATGCGCGACTACCTGGCGGTCACCATGCCCGGTGAACGCAAGATGATGTGGCTGGTCGAGGAGAACGAGGGGGACGCCGCGCGGGGGGTGGCGCCGCTGGGCGCCGGGAGCATCATCCTGCTCGGCGACATCGGCGTCGTCGAGATCCTGGTCCACCCCAAGGCGCGCCGCCAGAACATCGGCCGGGCGCTGCTCACCGAGCAGGTGCGGGTGGCCCTGCGCAAGGGCTTCAGCACGCTGGGCGTCGAGGTGGCCGGCGGCACCACCGCCGTCGACTTCTACCAGGCGTACGGCTTCACCCTGGCGTTCACCGAGATCCGCAGCGTGCTGCGGCTGGACACGGTCGACTGGTTCTCCCTCGGCGACCTGGCCGCGGGCATCGGCGCCGGCTACCAGATCGAGTTCTACGCCGACGGCCCCCCGGAGCACCTGATCACGCCGTACGCGGCCGCCAAGGCCGAGGTGCGCGACGACTACGACCTCGGTGATCTGGAGCTGCGCCCGAGCTCCTACGAGCCGGAGCGGCTGCTGGCCAGCCTGCACACGCTGGCCGCCCGGGGGCTGCAGCTCTACGTCGTGGTCGCCATCCAGGAGAAGACGGGCGAGGTCGCCGGCCTCACCGAGGTCGTCGTGCCGGCACAGCGACCCGGCCGCGCGGACCAGTACGACACCGTGGTCGTGCCCCGCCACCGCGGCTACGGCGTCGGCCGCGCGATCAAGGCCCGGATGCTGTTCGAGCTGCGCTCGGCGGAGCCGAACCTGACCGAGGTGCAGACCTGGAACGCCGCGGTCAACGAACCCCTCATCAAGGTCAACCAGGAGCTCGGCTTCGTCGCCGACCGCCAGTGGCTGGAATACGAGGGCGACGTCGTGGAACTGGCCGCCAACCTCGGCATAAGCTGA
- a CDS encoding 2-oxoacid:acceptor oxidoreductase subunit alpha, with protein sequence MHQLDRVVIRFAGDSGDGMQLTGDRFTSETAQLGNDISTLPNFPAEIRAPAGTLPGVSSFQVAFADYDILTPGDAPNVLVAMNPAALKANIADLPKGGTIIVNTDEFTKRNLAKVGYDSNPLEDDSLAGWDVHRVGLTSMTVGALAEHPVSKKDAERAKNMFALGLLSWLYSRPHESTMAFLERKFAARPELVAANKAAFNAGWNFGETTEGFAVRYEVPPAQMAPGNYRNITGNAALALGLVAAGVKAKLPVLLGAYPITPASDILHELSKHKKLGVTTVQAEDEIAAIGVALGAAYGGALGITTTSGPGVALKSETISLAVALELPLVIVDVQRAGPSTGLPTKTEQADLNMALYGRHGEAPVAVVAAQSPVDCFHAAIEACRIALKYRTPVILLSDGYVANGSEPWLLPEISELPDLQVEYATGPNGEDGKFYPYLRDPETMARPWAVPGTPGLEHRIGGLEKADKTGDISYDPANHDFMVRTRAARIEAIDVPDVEVEDPSGEAKVLVLGWGSTYGPIGAAARALRQRGVNVAQAHLRHLNPLPKNLGEVLASYDKVVIPEMNLGQLAHVIRARFLIDVVAYNQVRGLPFTSTQLETMLEEVIKNV encoded by the coding sequence CCAGCTCGACCGGGTGGTGATCCGCTTCGCGGGTGACTCGGGCGACGGCATGCAGCTCACCGGCGACAGGTTCACGTCGGAGACCGCCCAGCTCGGCAACGACATCTCGACGTTGCCGAACTTCCCGGCGGAGATCCGGGCGCCTGCCGGCACGCTGCCCGGCGTGTCGAGCTTCCAGGTCGCCTTCGCCGACTACGACATCCTCACGCCCGGCGACGCGCCGAACGTGCTGGTGGCGATGAACCCGGCGGCGCTCAAGGCGAACATCGCCGACCTGCCCAAGGGCGGCACGATCATCGTCAACACCGACGAGTTCACCAAGCGCAACCTGGCCAAGGTCGGCTATGACAGCAACCCGCTGGAGGACGACTCCCTCGCGGGCTGGGACGTGCACCGGGTCGGGCTGACCAGCATGACCGTGGGCGCGCTGGCCGAGCACCCGGTGAGCAAGAAGGACGCCGAGCGCGCCAAGAACATGTTCGCGCTGGGCCTGCTGAGCTGGCTCTACTCGCGGCCGCACGAGTCCACCATGGCGTTCCTGGAACGCAAGTTCGCCGCCCGGCCCGAGCTGGTCGCCGCGAACAAGGCCGCCTTCAACGCGGGCTGGAACTTCGGGGAGACCACCGAGGGCTTCGCGGTGCGCTACGAGGTGCCGCCGGCGCAGATGGCCCCGGGCAACTACCGCAACATCACCGGCAACGCCGCGCTCGCGCTGGGCCTGGTCGCCGCCGGCGTGAAGGCGAAGCTGCCGGTGCTGCTGGGCGCGTACCCGATCACCCCGGCCTCGGACATCCTGCACGAGCTGAGCAAGCACAAGAAGCTCGGCGTGACCACGGTGCAGGCCGAGGACGAGATCGCCGCGATCGGCGTGGCGCTGGGCGCGGCGTACGGCGGCGCGCTGGGCATCACCACCACCAGCGGCCCCGGTGTCGCGCTCAAGAGCGAGACCATCTCGCTCGCGGTCGCGCTGGAGCTGCCCCTGGTGATCGTGGACGTGCAGCGGGCCGGGCCGTCGACGGGCCTGCCGACCAAGACCGAGCAGGCCGACCTGAACATGGCGCTGTACGGCCGGCACGGCGAGGCGCCCGTCGCGGTGGTGGCCGCGCAGTCCCCGGTGGACTGCTTCCACGCCGCGATCGAGGCCTGCCGGATCGCGCTGAAGTACCGCACCCCGGTGATCCTGCTGTCCGACGGCTACGTCGCCAACGGCTCCGAGCCGTGGCTGCTCCCGGAGATCAGCGAGCTGCCCGACCTGCAGGTCGAGTACGCGACCGGACCCAACGGCGAGGACGGCAAGTTCTACCCGTACCTGCGCGATCCGGAGACGATGGCGCGGCCGTGGGCCGTGCCGGGCACGCCGGGGCTGGAGCACCGCATCGGCGGCCTGGAGAAGGCCGACAAGACCGGTGACATCTCCTACGACCCGGCCAACCACGACTTCATGGTGCGCACCCGGGCCGCCCGCATCGAGGCGATCGACGTCCCCGACGTCGAGGTCGAGGACCCGTCGGGCGAGGCGAAGGTGCTGGTGCTGGGCTGGGGCTCGACGTACGGCCCGATCGGCGCGGCGGCGCGGGCCCTGCGCCAGCGCGGGGTGAACGTGGCGCAGGCCCACCTGCGGCACCTCAACCCGCTGCCGAAGAACCTGGGCGAGGTGCTGGCGTCCTACGACAAGGTGGTCATCCCGGAGATGAACCTGGGCCAGCTGGCCCACGTGATCCGGGCGCGCTTCCTGATCGACGTCGTCGCCTACAACCAGGTGCGCGGGCTTCCCTTCACCTCCACCCAGCTGGAGACCATGCTCGAGGAAGTGATCAAGAATGTCTAA
- a CDS encoding 2-oxoacid:ferredoxin oxidoreductase subunit beta, with product MSNAVPVQLSAKDFKSDQEVRWCPGCGDYAILAAMQTFLPELGIPRERTVFVSGIGCSSRFPYYLNTYGMHSIHGRAPAIATGLSVSRPDLTVWVVTGDGDALSIGGNHLIHALRRNVNIKILLFNNKIYGLTKGQYSPTSEIGKITKSTPTGSSDAPFNPISLALGAEASFVARTIDSDRKHLQSVLRQAAEHQGSAFVEIYQNCNIFNDGAFEVLKDPETRDAYLIRLEHGQPITFGKDGSHVVTHPAGSFGLAVSEADKVEAGEVLTHDAHAEDPAYAFALSRLAGPDLRHTPVGVFRSVRRPSYDELVRNQLDAAKAKAGEPEADLAALLNSGDTWTIL from the coding sequence ATGTCTAACGCGGTGCCGGTCCAGCTGTCGGCGAAGGACTTCAAGTCCGACCAGGAGGTGCGCTGGTGCCCGGGTTGCGGTGACTACGCGATCCTGGCCGCGATGCAGACCTTCCTGCCCGAGCTGGGCATCCCTCGCGAGCGCACGGTCTTCGTGTCGGGCATCGGCTGCTCCTCGCGTTTCCCGTACTACCTGAACACGTACGGCATGCACTCGATCCACGGCCGCGCCCCGGCGATCGCCACCGGCCTGTCGGTGTCGCGCCCGGACCTGACCGTGTGGGTGGTGACCGGTGACGGCGACGCGCTGTCCATCGGCGGCAACCACCTGATCCATGCGCTGCGCCGCAACGTGAACATCAAAATCCTGCTGTTCAACAACAAGATCTACGGCCTGACCAAGGGGCAGTACTCGCCCACCAGCGAGATCGGCAAGATCACCAAGTCGACGCCGACCGGCTCCTCGGACGCGCCGTTCAACCCGATCTCGCTGGCGCTGGGCGCGGAGGCCTCGTTCGTCGCGCGGACCATCGACTCCGACCGCAAGCACCTGCAGTCGGTGCTGCGCCAGGCGGCCGAACACCAGGGTTCGGCGTTCGTGGAGATCTACCAGAACTGCAACATCTTCAACGACGGCGCGTTCGAGGTGCTCAAGGACCCGGAGACGCGCGACGCGTACCTGATCCGGCTGGAGCACGGGCAGCCGATCACGTTCGGCAAGGACGGCTCGCACGTGGTGACCCACCCGGCGGGCAGCTTCGGGCTGGCCGTGAGCGAGGCCGACAAGGTCGAGGCGGGCGAGGTGCTCACGCACGACGCGCACGCCGAGGACCCGGCGTACGCGTTCGCGCTGTCCCGGCTGGCCGGGCCGGACCTGCGGCACACCCCGGTGGGCGTGTTCCGCTCGGTGCGCCGCCCGTCCTACGACGAGCTGGTGCGCAACCAGCTCGACGCGGCGAAGGCGAAGGCCGGCGAGCCCGAGGCCGACCTGGCCGCGCTGCTCAACTCCGGCGACACCTGGACCATCCTGTAG
- a CDS encoding ATP-binding protein, whose product MPQRIHLPRGQVTFLFTDIEGSTRLAQMLGDGYRPVLHEHRRVLRAVLAAAGGVELFTEGDSYFFAFADATTAVGACASAQRALEAHAWPDPQAQPKVRMGLHTGLAQPHGGEYASPEVHRAARVAAAAHGGQILLSASTAEAAAQLPDQAWLLDLGLHRLRGFDGRERLFQLVAPELEQHFPRPRTDRTAPHNLPSPLTSFVGRHPERAELAELLSAHRLTTVVGAGGAGKSRLAVAVAHDLIESYPDGIWNLDIAGVTDPGLLAFTVATMLGLRPEPGRPVVETLVEHASTRRLMLLLDTCEAQVGAVAPLVARLLAGAPEVTVLATSREPLGIAGELVWRIPPLSLAPSAGGGVSDAVTLLAERTSAARGGRPVEPAELADLARVAARLDGLPLAIELAAARLRVLSGGELAARLHAELTAEESDPLRALDAGGPHSGAHARHATMQATVTWSYRTLPDDAARLLRWLSVFAGPVSLAGVEWLMDGDPLGPLTVLVDKSLVQAEPGAHGTTYRMLDPIRGYAARRLAAHDEEAAARDRHVAWALRALQAVGRGPDEQPVTLSLYSIDPLAAELRAALRWCGTGGSARSGLQISCGLDQWWRERGLAREGRLWLFRLYARLSETGEVVPDAELARAYHAHSGHAAVDGEFVEELRFSRRAESAGRRAGDPGLLARVLAGRSGALRDAGKPDDAEQACREVLAWATRYEVAPDALFAVCNLAELLWLRGALDEAATLLAASRQLEQLRPAERGRRTLDLLLGMVALRRGDLVAAHEHLTVALRSRMAYGFHGRACVAVKAMAARCVQGGDAMTAATLFGAAESTTVRLHCGPGIFAPFWTAQQEAARAALGDAVFDEAYARGAALSLGETASLALAVEHPDLALDSSRFAELPSGS is encoded by the coding sequence GTGCCGCAGCGTATACACCTGCCGCGTGGGCAGGTGACGTTCCTGTTCACCGACATCGAGGGCTCGACCCGACTTGCCCAGATGCTCGGCGACGGCTACCGGCCGGTGCTCCACGAGCACCGGCGGGTGCTCCGTGCCGTGCTGGCGGCGGCCGGTGGCGTGGAACTGTTCACCGAGGGCGACTCCTACTTCTTCGCCTTCGCCGACGCCACGACCGCGGTCGGGGCGTGCGCGAGCGCGCAGCGCGCACTCGAGGCGCACGCGTGGCCGGATCCGCAGGCGCAGCCCAAGGTCCGGATGGGCCTCCACACTGGACTCGCGCAGCCGCACGGCGGTGAGTACGCCAGCCCCGAGGTGCACCGCGCCGCCCGCGTCGCCGCGGCCGCGCACGGCGGGCAGATCCTGCTCTCCGCGTCGACCGCCGAAGCCGCCGCCCAGCTGCCGGACCAGGCCTGGCTGCTGGACCTCGGGCTGCACCGGCTGCGCGGCTTCGACGGCCGCGAGCGCCTGTTCCAGCTGGTGGCGCCCGAACTGGAGCAGCACTTCCCGCGGCCGCGCACCGATCGCACCGCGCCGCACAACCTGCCCAGCCCGCTGACCTCGTTCGTGGGCCGCCATCCGGAACGGGCCGAGCTGGCCGAACTGCTGTCGGCGCACCGGTTGACGACCGTGGTGGGCGCGGGCGGCGCGGGCAAGTCGCGGCTGGCCGTGGCCGTCGCACACGACCTCATCGAGTCCTATCCGGACGGTATCTGGAACCTCGACATCGCCGGTGTCACCGATCCGGGCCTGCTGGCCTTCACCGTCGCCACGATGCTCGGGCTGCGCCCCGAGCCGGGCCGCCCGGTCGTCGAGACGCTGGTCGAGCACGCCTCGACCCGCCGCCTGATGCTGCTGCTGGACACCTGCGAGGCGCAGGTGGGCGCTGTCGCGCCGCTGGTCGCCCGGTTGCTGGCGGGGGCGCCCGAGGTGACCGTGCTGGCGACCAGCCGGGAACCGCTGGGCATCGCGGGCGAGCTGGTCTGGCGCATCCCCCCGCTGTCGCTGGCGCCCAGCGCGGGCGGCGGCGTCAGCGACGCGGTGACGCTGCTGGCCGAACGCACCTCGGCGGCGCGCGGCGGCCGCCCGGTCGAACCGGCCGAACTCGCCGACCTGGCCCGGGTGGCGGCCCGGCTGGACGGGTTGCCGCTGGCCATCGAGCTGGCCGCGGCCCGGCTGCGGGTGCTGTCCGGCGGCGAACTGGCAGCCCGGCTGCACGCCGAGCTGACCGCGGAGGAGAGCGACCCGCTGCGGGCACTGGACGCCGGTGGGCCGCATTCGGGTGCGCACGCCCGGCACGCCACCATGCAGGCCACGGTGACCTGGTCCTACCGCACCCTGCCGGACGACGCGGCGCGGCTGCTGCGCTGGCTGTCGGTCTTCGCCGGGCCGGTCAGCCTGGCCGGGGTGGAGTGGCTGATGGACGGCGACCCGCTGGGCCCGTTGACCGTGCTGGTGGACAAGTCGCTGGTGCAGGCCGAACCAGGCGCGCACGGCACGACCTACCGGATGCTCGATCCGATCCGGGGGTACGCCGCCCGGCGGCTGGCCGCGCACGACGAGGAGGCGGCCGCCCGGGACCGGCACGTGGCCTGGGCCCTGCGCGCGCTGCAGGCGGTCGGGCGCGGGCCGGACGAGCAGCCGGTGACCCTGTCGCTGTACTCGATCGACCCGCTCGCCGCCGAGCTGCGGGCCGCGCTGCGCTGGTGCGGCACGGGCGGCAGCGCCCGCTCCGGACTGCAGATCAGCTGCGGCCTGGACCAGTGGTGGCGCGAGCGGGGACTGGCCCGGGAGGGCCGGCTGTGGCTGTTCCGGCTGTACGCGCGCCTGTCGGAGACCGGCGAGGTGGTGCCGGACGCCGAGCTGGCCCGCGCCTACCACGCGCATTCGGGTCACGCCGCCGTCGACGGCGAGTTCGTCGAGGAGCTGCGGTTCAGCCGCCGTGCCGAGTCCGCGGGCCGCCGGGCCGGCGATCCGGGCCTGCTGGCGCGGGTGCTGGCCGGTCGCTCGGGCGCGCTGCGCGACGCGGGCAAGCCCGACGACGCCGAGCAGGCCTGCCGGGAGGTGCTCGCCTGGGCGACCCGCTACGAGGTCGCCCCGGACGCGCTGTTCGCGGTGTGCAATCTGGCCGAGCTGCTGTGGCTGCGCGGCGCGCTGGACGAGGCCGCCACGCTGCTGGCCGCCTCCCGCCAGCTGGAGCAGCTGCGCCCCGCCGAGCGTGGGCGGCGCACCCTGGACCTGCTGCTGGGCATGGTGGCGCTGCGCCGCGGCGACCTGGTGGCCGCGCACGAGCACCTGACCGTGGCGCTGCGCTCGCGCATGGCGTACGGCTTCCACGGGCGGGCCTGCGTGGCCGTCAAGGCGATGGCGGCGCGGTGCGTGCAGGGCGGGGACGCGATGACGGCGGCGACGCTGTTCGGGGCGGCCGAGTCGACGACCGTGCGGCTGCACTGCGGGCCCGGCATCTTCGCCCCCTTCTGGACGGCGCAGCAGGAGGCCGCCCGGGCGGCGCTCGGCGACGCGGTCTTCGACGAGGCGTACGCCCGCGGGGCCGCGCTGTCGCTGGGCGAGACGGCGTCGCTGGCGCTGGCGGTCGAGCACCCGGATCTCGCGCTGGACTCCAGCCGCTTCGCCGAGCTGCCCAGCGGCTCCTGA
- a CDS encoding FmdB family zinc ribbon protein, giving the protein MPRYDFRCRACGDTFEVNRPMAAAGDPAACPAGHDDTVKLLTTIGLSGRGDAIPAPSGGGGCCGGGCCS; this is encoded by the coding sequence ATGCCACGCTACGACTTCCGCTGCCGCGCCTGCGGCGACACGTTCGAGGTGAACCGGCCGATGGCGGCCGCGGGCGACCCCGCAGCCTGCCCGGCCGGTCACGACGACACCGTGAAGCTGCTGACCACCATCGGCCTGTCCGGCCGCGGCGACGCCATCCCCGCCCCATCCGGCGGTGGCGGCTGCTGCGGCGGCGGCTGCTGCAGCTGA
- a CDS encoding lytic murein transglycosylase gives MRDGEDITEAAARATTPAADDAAGAQDAETVAATAADADGDATAASGYGALPKTEVPPGEAAAPVSVGAAMVRLRSAAMDAGRVVWRQSRRPVGRLTTTGVTIVILIAATGASGALLIPALAGAKPAPAPTASVSSQASASAEPSPTFAPPTSSPTAAPTPVARPAAAFHRWAEATSPKVSVPVTALEAYAYAEWVVTSTRPSCKLRWTTLAAIGKIESDHGRAKGAKLGDDAKALPPILGPALDGTKNTKKITDTDAGTLDFDKKWDHAVGPMQFIPATWVTYAVDADNDQLTDPHDLDDSALTAAYYLCAPGKDLTVVANWKSVVLSYNNVGVYLQKVYDTAQAYGRSSQS, from the coding sequence GTGCGGGACGGGGAAGACATCACGGAAGCGGCGGCGCGGGCGACGACGCCGGCCGCCGACGACGCTGCCGGTGCGCAGGACGCGGAAACCGTTGCCGCGACAGCGGCCGACGCCGACGGCGACGCGACGGCAGCCTCGGGATACGGCGCCCTGCCGAAGACCGAGGTCCCGCCCGGCGAGGCCGCGGCCCCGGTCTCGGTCGGGGCGGCGATGGTGCGGCTGCGTTCGGCGGCCATGGACGCGGGCCGCGTGGTCTGGCGGCAGTCCCGCCGCCCGGTCGGCCGGCTCACCACCACCGGCGTCACCATCGTCATACTGATCGCCGCGACCGGCGCATCCGGCGCGCTGCTGATCCCGGCGCTGGCCGGCGCGAAGCCCGCGCCCGCGCCGACGGCGTCGGTGTCGAGCCAGGCGTCCGCCAGCGCGGAGCCGAGCCCCACCTTCGCCCCCCCGACCTCCTCGCCCACCGCCGCCCCCACCCCCGTGGCGCGGCCCGCCGCGGCGTTCCACCGCTGGGCGGAGGCCACCTCGCCCAAGGTGAGCGTGCCGGTGACGGCCCTGGAGGCGTATGCGTACGCCGAATGGGTGGTGACCTCGACGCGCCCGTCGTGCAAGCTGCGGTGGACCACCCTCGCCGCGATCGGCAAGATCGAGTCCGATCACGGCCGTGCCAAGGGCGCGAAGCTCGGCGACGACGCCAAGGCGCTGCCGCCGATCCTCGGACCCGCCCTGGACGGCACCAAGAACACCAAGAAGATCACCGACACCGACGCCGGCACGCTCGACTTCGACAAGAAATGGGACCATGCGGTCGGCCCCATGCAGTTCATCCCGGCGACGTGGGTGACCTACGCGGTGGACGCCGACAACGACCAGCTCACCGACCCGCACGACCTCGACGACTCGGCCCTGACGGCGGCGTACTACCTGTGCGCGCCGGGCAAGGATCTGACCGTCGTGGCCAACTGGAAGTCGGTGGTGCTGTCGTACAACAACGTAGGGGTGTACCTGCAGAAGGTGTACGACACCGCGCAGGCGTACGGTCGTAGCAGTCAGTCCTGA